From a region of the Arachis ipaensis cultivar K30076 chromosome B09, Araip1.1, whole genome shotgun sequence genome:
- the LOC107619445 gene encoding GABA transporter 1 produces the protein MMGTVDTSDSEKGFVMNQPTTPSMEMLDAEANKELDAGAKFVLKSKGSWLHCGYHLTTSIVGPVILTLPYSFTLLGWVGGVLWLTLAALTTFYSYNLLSVVLEHHAQLGHRQLRFRDMARDILGPGWAKYYVGPLQFLLCFGTVIGGPLVGGKSLKFIYQLYNPDGPMKLYQFIIICGVVTLILAQLPSFHSLRHLNLLSLILSVTYAACVTVGSIYIGHSKHAIPRHYSVKGSNADQLFGVFNGISIIATAYACGIIPEIQATVAPPVKGKMLKGLCVCYSVIGATFFGVAISGYWAFGNKASATILQNFFDQENNPLLPKWFFLMTNILILVQVMPMTAVYLQPTNEIFEATFGDPKFGQFSVRNVVPRVVLRSVSVAAATVLAAMLPFFADIMALFGAFGFIPLDFILPMVFFNLTFKPSKKSIMFWGNTLIAVASSILVVIGGIASIRAIVLDANTYHLFADR, from the exons ATGATGGGAACAGTTGATACAAGTGATAGTGAGAAGGGATTTGTGATGAACCAACCCACAACCCCATCAATGGAGATGTTAGATGCAGAAGCCAATAAGGAACTTGATGCTGGAGCTAAGTTTGTTCTCAAATCTaaag GATCATGGTTGCACTGTGGGTACCATTTGACAACATCAATAGTGGGACCTGTTATTCTTACTCTTCCATACTCATTCACGTTGTTGGGTTGGGTTGGTGGAGTTCTATGGCTCACACTTGCAGCTTTAACCACTTTCTATTCATACAATCTTTTATCTGTGGTTTTGGAACATCATGCTCAACTTGGTCATCGCCAGCTTAGATTCAGAGACATGGCTAGAGACATCTTAG GACCTGGATGGGCTAAGTACTATGTTGGTCCTCTTCAGTTTCTCTTATGCTTTGGAACAGTCATTGGTGGTCCTCTAGTTGGAGGAAAGAGCCTCAAA TTCATTTACCAGCTCTACAATCCAGATGGACCAATGAAGCTTTACCAATTCATCATTATATGTGGGGTTGTAACACTCATTTTGGCTCAGCTTCCATCATTCCACTCCCTCAGACACCTTAATTTGCTTTCTCTTATCCTAAGTGTGACTTATGCTGCATGTGTCACTGTGGGATCTATATACATTG GTCACTCAAAGCATGCAATTCCTAGGCATTATTCTGTAAAGGGTTCTAATGCTGATCAATTATTTGGTGTCTTCAATGGTATTTCAATCATTGCTACAGCATATGCTTGTGGAATCATTCCAGAAATTCAG GCAACTGTGGCACCTCCTGTGAAGGGGAAAATGCTGAAAGGACTATGTGTGTGTTACTCTGTTATAGGCGCCACCTTTTTCGGTGTTGCCATCTCAGGTTATTGGGCATTCGGCAATAAAGCTAGTGCAACAATTCTTCAGAACTTCTTTGATCAAGAGAATAATCCTTTGCTGCCCAAATGGTTTTTCTTGATGACTAATATATTAATCCTTGTTCAAGTGATGCCAATGACTGCG GTTTATCTGCAACCAACAAATGAAATATTTGAAGCAACATTTGGAGACCCGAAATTTGGACAATTTTCAGTTAGAAATGTTGTACCAAGGGTGGTTCTAAGGTCAGTATCAGTGGCAGCAGCAACAGTGTTAGCAGCAATGTTGCCATTCTTTGCAGATATAATGGCCTTGTTTGGTGCATTTGGGTTCATTCCTCTTGATTTTATTTTGCCCATGGTATTCTTCAATTTGACATTTAAGCCCTCAAAGAAAAGCATAATGTTTTGGGGGAACACATTGATTGCAGTAGCATCCTCAATTTTGGTTGTAATAGGGGGCATTGCATCAATTAGAGCAATAGTGCTTGATGCAAATACATATCATTTATTTGCTGATAGGTAA